The Oreochromis niloticus isolate F11D_XX linkage group LG13, O_niloticus_UMD_NMBU, whole genome shotgun sequence genome has a window encoding:
- the LOC102082889 gene encoding uncharacterized protein LOC102082889 isoform X2 — protein sequence MLTETPEDRSNYKGLPYRFTRIHIQVQREQVPITYYTNLFISNLIQFSMMIIILIVQGNHELTIYHSISLGILCCAVIANLDFKMCIATERCLVITRPQWSGIRQTKGSVLLSVLVWILSVITVPLAVFFYVIILPVLIFFALVPSFLFILTLVWTLKALPAATSVPTEEKRRIVGTLVLLLLNYCVMFLPLIIFQIVAILDYYLIFNDIRTILMNLILFSPFMDLILVFLMWKDPIDKPLVSLCCCSMSNTVGEVAADTTLELQYCSECNCSYSTAADVAAHNKSSGQM from the exons AT GCTAACCGAGACACCAGAGGACAGATCAAACTACAAAGGGCTTCCTTACAGGTTTACACGTATACATATACAG GTACAAAGGGAGCAGGTCCCCATCACCTACTACACAAACCTCTTCATCTCCAATCTGATCCAGTTCAGCATGATGATCATCATTCTCATCGTCCAAGGAAACCATGAACTAACCATCTATCATAGCATTTCTCTTGGCATTTTGTGCTGTGCTGTGATTGCTAATCTTGACTTCAAGATGTGCATTGCTACTGAAAG GTGTTTGGTCATCACCCGTCCACAGTGGAGCGGCATCAGACAAACTAAAGGTTCTGTGCTGCTCTCTGTTCTGGTCTGGATCCTGTCTGTTATCACTGTACCTCTTGCTGTATTCTTCTATGTGATTATACTCCCTGTGCTTATTTTTTTTGCCCTCGTTCCTTCTTTCCTGTTCATCCTCACTTTGGTTTGGACCCTCAAAGCTCTGCCTGCTGCCACCTCAGTGCCCACTGAAGAAAAACGAAGAATTGTTGGAACCTTAGTTCTTTTGTTACTTAATTACTGTGTCATGTTCCTTCCCCTGATCATCTTTCAGATTGTAGCAATTTTAGATTATTATCTCATTTTTAACGATATTCGTACAATCCTCATGAATTTAATTCTGTTCAGTCCTTTCATGGATTTAATTTTGGTTTTTCTGATGTGGAAAGACCCCATCGACAAGCCGCTTGTatctctgtgctgctgcagtaTGAGCAACACTGTAGGAGAAGTAGCTGCAGATACAACGCTGGAGCTACAATACTGCAGCGAATGTAACTGCAGCtacagcacagcagcagatgtAGCCGCACATAATAAGAGCAGTGGTCAGATGTAG
- the LOC102082889 gene encoding uncharacterized protein LOC102082889 isoform X1, which translates to MESFHVMFLINIYVCLPLTMVVSCWVCCVVQREQVPITYYTNLFISNLIQFSMMIIILIVQGNHELTIYHSISLGILCCAVIANLDFKMCIATERCLVITRPQWSGIRQTKGSVLLSVLVWILSVITVPLAVFFYVIILPVLIFFALVPSFLFILTLVWTLKALPAATSVPTEEKRRIVGTLVLLLLNYCVMFLPLIIFQIVAILDYYLIFNDIRTILMNLILFSPFMDLILVFLMWKDPIDKPLVSLCCCSMSNTVGEVAADTTLELQYCSECNCSYSTAADVAAHNKSSGQM; encoded by the exons ATGGAGAGCTTCCATGTAATGTTCCTGATAAACATCTATGTCTGCCTTCCTTTGACCATGGTAGTCAGCTGTTGGGTGTGTTGTGTG GTACAAAGGGAGCAGGTCCCCATCACCTACTACACAAACCTCTTCATCTCCAATCTGATCCAGTTCAGCATGATGATCATCATTCTCATCGTCCAAGGAAACCATGAACTAACCATCTATCATAGCATTTCTCTTGGCATTTTGTGCTGTGCTGTGATTGCTAATCTTGACTTCAAGATGTGCATTGCTACTGAAAG GTGTTTGGTCATCACCCGTCCACAGTGGAGCGGCATCAGACAAACTAAAGGTTCTGTGCTGCTCTCTGTTCTGGTCTGGATCCTGTCTGTTATCACTGTACCTCTTGCTGTATTCTTCTATGTGATTATACTCCCTGTGCTTATTTTTTTTGCCCTCGTTCCTTCTTTCCTGTTCATCCTCACTTTGGTTTGGACCCTCAAAGCTCTGCCTGCTGCCACCTCAGTGCCCACTGAAGAAAAACGAAGAATTGTTGGAACCTTAGTTCTTTTGTTACTTAATTACTGTGTCATGTTCCTTCCCCTGATCATCTTTCAGATTGTAGCAATTTTAGATTATTATCTCATTTTTAACGATATTCGTACAATCCTCATGAATTTAATTCTGTTCAGTCCTTTCATGGATTTAATTTTGGTTTTTCTGATGTGGAAAGACCCCATCGACAAGCCGCTTGTatctctgtgctgctgcagtaTGAGCAACACTGTAGGAGAAGTAGCTGCAGATACAACGCTGGAGCTACAATACTGCAGCGAATGTAACTGCAGCtacagcacagcagcagatgtAGCCGCACATAATAAGAGCAGTGGTCAGATGTAG